A genomic stretch from Lysobacter soyae includes:
- a CDS encoding anhydro-N-acetylmuramic acid kinase, with amino-acid sequence MTQAEGLYIGLISGTSADGIDAALVRFGPDESVAMVASHAHPWPEALRSRLIALGQGGPLNSLEEYGSLDVQVGEQFADAALTLLRAANVAPSDVRAIGSHGQTIRHRPYGAAGDGKFPFTLQIGDPNLIAERTGITTVSDFRRRDVAAGGHGAPLLPALHRALLHSTDENRVVLNLGGIANITLLPASGDVRGFDTGPANALMDAWCHQHTGQTYDAGGAWGASGEVNDALLARLLYDPWFAAPPPKSSGREQFHLEWVKSHLLESLKPQDVQATLLALTVRTVVDAIQTTQPDTARLLVCGGGVQNANLMSALQTAMKDTKVESTALHGLDPDQVEAMGFAWLARQTLLGLPGNLPSVSGAKGLRVLGTVAVG; translated from the coding sequence ATGACTCAGGCGGAAGGCCTGTACATCGGATTGATTTCCGGAACGAGCGCCGACGGCATTGACGCGGCGCTTGTGCGTTTTGGGCCTGATGAATCCGTCGCCATGGTCGCATCCCATGCCCATCCGTGGCCGGAAGCACTGCGCTCCCGCTTGATTGCATTGGGACAAGGCGGACCGCTGAACTCGCTGGAAGAGTACGGCAGTCTGGATGTGCAGGTGGGCGAGCAGTTTGCCGATGCCGCGCTCACCTTGCTGCGTGCTGCGAATGTTGCGCCATCGGACGTGCGGGCAATCGGCTCGCATGGACAGACCATTCGCCACCGCCCCTACGGCGCGGCCGGCGATGGCAAGTTTCCTTTCACTTTGCAAATCGGTGACCCGAATTTGATTGCCGAACGCACCGGCATCACCACCGTGAGTGACTTCAGGCGACGCGACGTAGCCGCAGGTGGGCATGGCGCGCCGTTGCTGCCGGCGTTGCATCGGGCCCTTCTGCATTCCACGGATGAGAATCGCGTGGTGTTGAACCTTGGCGGCATTGCCAACATCACCCTATTGCCTGCGAGCGGCGACGTGCGCGGCTTTGATACCGGACCTGCCAATGCATTGATGGATGCTTGGTGCCACCAGCACACCGGCCAGACCTATGATGCGGGTGGCGCGTGGGGCGCCAGTGGCGAGGTCAACGACGCTTTGCTTGCGCGGCTCTTGTATGACCCTTGGTTCGCCGCGCCCCCACCGAAAAGCTCCGGCCGTGAGCAATTCCACCTTGAGTGGGTGAAGTCTCATCTTCTGGAGTCGCTGAAACCGCAGGACGTCCAGGCGACCTTGCTGGCACTGACAGTGCGCACCGTTGTCGATGCCATTCAAACAACGCAGCCTGACACCGCCCGACTCTTGGTCTGTGGCGGCGGCGTGCAAAACGCGAACTTGATGTCGGCCTTGCAGACGGCGATGAAGGACACGAAGGTTGAATCGACCGCATTGCACGGACTCGACCCGGATCAGGTGGAGGCGATGGGGTTTGCGTGGTTGGCGCGTCAGACTTTGCTTGGGCTGCCGGGGAACTTGCCTTCGGTGAGTGGGGCGAAGGGGCTGAGGGTGTTGGGGACTGTTGCGGTTGGGTGA
- a CDS encoding M23 family metallopeptidase — protein MKNVHQDPARQTRLRDLRQAALSRFVASKFPEGRWSRRQWAQASVIASMGLLAAALVPGMEHAVGPAGSELKSSALSLSIPLTLPTADAGANRPEPGEWQRVNLRKGETLTALLSSLGFNKKDVQAFTRHPETRTELARLSSGSEISVLADTANALQAVRFPRSEGEVELRRKGDGFLVKTLEAKEETRTVVLSGTVGRDLMSSARKAGLTRQNIEEMTDEIFKYDIDFESDLNAADRFSVVVDQTWKNGQLMETSPVLAASFTVGNELHTGFRHVRGGKAEYFSAEGRALKRPFIRMPIPYARLSSGFGGRRHPILGITRMHKGVDYAASTGTPIMAAGDARVKFVGRGHGYGNVVELDHGGGQTTFYAHMSRFAKIRVGQHIDQGTVIGYVGSTGLSTGPHLHYEFRVNGVYRNPLTVTMAPPAPLSGKDLVAFRSETRRAMDKIRTVEKIIYPGSAKVVAVSTSTTKASSKG, from the coding sequence ATGAAAAACGTTCACCAAGACCCCGCGCGCCAGACCCGACTTCGCGACCTTCGCCAAGCCGCCCTCAGCCGATTTGTCGCCTCCAAATTTCCTGAAGGTCGTTGGAGCCGTCGCCAGTGGGCACAGGCCAGCGTAATCGCTTCGATGGGCCTCTTGGCCGCCGCGTTGGTGCCGGGCATGGAGCACGCCGTCGGTCCGGCCGGCAGCGAACTCAAGTCGTCGGCCTTGTCGCTCAGTATTCCGTTGACGCTGCCGACCGCAGATGCCGGCGCGAACCGTCCGGAACCCGGTGAATGGCAGCGCGTCAATTTGCGCAAAGGCGAAACCCTGACCGCATTGTTGTCGTCCTTGGGATTCAACAAGAAAGACGTCCAGGCCTTTACCCGACATCCCGAGACCCGCACCGAATTGGCGCGACTGTCGTCCGGCTCCGAAATATCGGTGCTGGCCGATACCGCGAATGCCCTGCAAGCCGTGCGTTTTCCGCGCAGCGAAGGCGAAGTGGAATTGCGCCGCAAGGGTGACGGCTTTCTGGTGAAGACGCTGGAAGCCAAAGAAGAGACCCGCACGGTGGTGCTGTCGGGCACGGTGGGTCGCGACTTGATGTCGTCGGCGCGCAAAGCCGGCCTCACGCGCCAAAACATCGAAGAGATGACCGATGAAATCTTCAAGTACGACATCGACTTCGAATCCGATTTGAACGCCGCAGACCGCTTCAGCGTCGTGGTCGATCAAACTTGGAAGAACGGACAGCTGATGGAGACCAGTCCTGTTCTGGCGGCGTCGTTCACGGTAGGCAATGAATTGCATACCGGATTCCGCCATGTGCGTGGCGGCAAGGCCGAGTACTTCAGCGCCGAAGGCCGTGCGTTGAAGCGCCCCTTCATTCGTATGCCGATTCCTTACGCACGATTGAGTTCAGGCTTTGGCGGACGCCGCCATCCAATTCTGGGCATCACCCGCATGCACAAAGGCGTGGATTACGCCGCTTCGACCGGCACACCGATCATGGCGGCCGGCGATGCCCGCGTGAAGTTTGTGGGACGCGGCCATGGTTACGGCAATGTGGTGGAACTCGATCACGGTGGCGGCCAAACCACCTTCTACGCCCACATGTCACGTTTCGCCAAAATACGCGTCGGCCAACATATCGACCAAGGCACCGTGATCGGCTACGTCGGCAGCACCGGCTTGTCGACCGGGCCGCATCTGCACTACGAATTCCGCGTCAATGGTGTTTACCGCAATCCATTGACGGTGACGATGGCACCGCCGGCACCCCTTTCCGGCAAAGACCTTGTGGCGTTCCGTTCGGAAACACGACGTGCGATGGACAAAATTCGCACCGTGGAAAAAATCATCTATCCCGGTTCGGCTAAAGTGGTGGCGGTAAGTACGTCCACTACGAAAGCATCTAGCAAGGGATAG
- the tyrS gene encoding tyrosine--tRNA ligase — protein MTVEHALEIIGRGADELLKRDELEQRLKAGRPLRIKAGFDPTAPDLHLGHTVLLNKMRQFQDLGHQVIFLIGDFTGMIGDPTGKNVTRKPLTREDVKANAETYAKQVFKVLDRERTEVRFNSEWFDKMSAADMIKLASQHTVARMLERDDFSKRFAGQQPIAIHEFLYPLVQGYDSVALQSDVELGGTDQKFNLLMGRGLQEAHGQKPQIVLTMPLLEGLDGVNKMSKSLGNYIGIDEPAIDIVTKTMKIGDDLMWKWIDLLSFDISIEEARSLRGEIESGQLNPRDLKLRLARELATRFHTASEAERAVDGWQAAVRGEGNLDNIPLQEIAVTAEGLRIAALLTAAGITPSNAEANRKLKERAVRVNGEVFEDGSLLFTPGFEGMLAVGKRNFARVKLIHA, from the coding sequence GTGACGGTTGAACATGCCTTGGAGATTATCGGTCGCGGCGCCGATGAATTGCTGAAACGCGACGAGCTCGAGCAGCGCCTGAAAGCAGGACGCCCGTTGCGCATCAAGGCCGGTTTCGACCCGACCGCGCCCGATTTGCACCTCGGCCATACCGTGTTGTTGAACAAGATGCGGCAGTTCCAAGATCTCGGCCATCAAGTGATTTTCTTGATCGGCGATTTCACCGGCATGATCGGCGACCCGACCGGCAAGAACGTGACACGCAAGCCGCTTACGCGCGAGGACGTGAAAGCCAACGCGGAAACCTATGCGAAACAGGTTTTCAAAGTGCTCGATCGCGAACGCACCGAAGTCCGTTTCAACAGTGAGTGGTTCGACAAGATGTCGGCCGCCGACATGATCAAGCTGGCCTCGCAACACACGGTGGCGCGGATGTTGGAGCGCGACGATTTTTCCAAGCGCTTCGCCGGCCAACAGCCCATCGCGATCCACGAATTCCTCTATCCGCTGGTGCAGGGCTACGACTCGGTGGCATTGCAAAGTGATGTCGAGCTCGGTGGTACCGATCAAAAGTTCAACTTGTTGATGGGGCGCGGGCTGCAAGAAGCGCACGGACAGAAACCGCAGATCGTGTTGACCATGCCCTTGCTGGAAGGTTTGGACGGCGTCAACAAAATGTCGAAGTCGCTCGGAAACTACATCGGTATCGACGAACCTGCCATCGATATCGTCACCAAGACCATGAAGATCGGTGACGATCTGATGTGGAAGTGGATCGATCTGTTGAGCTTCGACATCTCAATCGAGGAAGCGCGCAGCTTGCGCGGCGAGATCGAATCCGGCCAATTGAATCCGCGTGATTTGAAACTGCGTTTGGCCCGTGAGTTGGCGACGCGTTTCCACACCGCTTCAGAGGCCGAGCGCGCGGTGGATGGTTGGCAAGCGGCGGTACGCGGCGAAGGCAATCTGGACAACATCCCTTTGCAGGAAATCGCTGTCACTGCGGAAGGTTTGCGTATCGCGGCCCTGTTGACGGCCGCCGGCATCACCCCGAGCAATGCCGAAGCCAATCGCAAATTGAAAGAGCGAGCGGTGCGCGTGAACGGTGAAGTGTTCGAAGACGGCAGTCTGCTGTTCACGCCGGGCTTTGAAGGCATGTTGGCCGTCGGCAAGCGCAATTTTGCGCGGGTGAAGCTGATTCACGCCTGA
- a CDS encoding MAPEG family protein, protein MKIAYLCILIAVLLPYVWVTIAKASGKRYDNRDPRGWLGKQTDAKALRANAAQLNAFEALPGFIAAVFMAQFAQVNVMHITLCAVAFIVFRILHGVFYIGNKHQLRSLVWFGGLICVLILMGSAIVKIV, encoded by the coding sequence ATGAAAATCGCTTACCTCTGCATCCTGATCGCCGTCCTCCTACCCTACGTCTGGGTCACGATCGCCAAAGCCTCCGGCAAGCGTTACGACAACCGCGATCCGCGCGGCTGGTTGGGCAAACAAACCGACGCCAAAGCGCTGCGTGCCAACGCCGCCCAACTCAATGCTTTCGAAGCCCTGCCCGGTTTCATCGCTGCGGTGTTCATGGCGCAATTCGCGCAAGTGAATGTCATGCACATCACGCTGTGCGCGGTGGCCTTCATCGTCTTCCGCATCCTGCACGGCGTCTTCTATATTGGCAACAAACACCAATTGCGTAGCTTGGTGTGGTTTGGCGGCCTGATCTGCGTGCTGATCTTGATGGGAAGCGCGATCGTCAAAATCGTTTGA